A genomic stretch from Scomber scombrus chromosome 8, fScoSco1.1, whole genome shotgun sequence includes:
- the bloc1s2 gene encoding biogenesis of lysosome-related organelles complex 1 subunit 2, with amino-acid sequence MAATGDEAAAMDSISKAPSAHPAALIPAGSSSSQAEAPEDAMESLVPPPKKPSTNSDGGVETAEEAVEPAEPDIDELCTDMFEKMALFLQGELTGTCEDYRLLENMNKLTSLKYMEMKDISINISRNLQDLNNKYASLQPYLDQINQIEEQVSTLEQAAYKLDAYSKKLEARFKKLEKR; translated from the exons ATGGCTGCAACGGGAGATGAAGCTGCAGCGATGGATAGCATCTCCAAGGCGCCCTCTGCTCACCCAGCGGCTCTCATCCCTGCTGGAAGCTCCAGCAGTCAGGCTGAAGCTCCAGAGGATGCGATGGAGAGTCTGGTGCCCCCTCCCAAAAAGCCCAGCACCAACA GTGATGGAGGTGTGGAGACAGCAGAGGAGGCTGTGGAGCCTGCAGAGCCAGATATAGACGAGTTGTGCACCGATATGTTTGAAAAGATGGCTCTGTTCCTGCAAGGAGAACTCACAG GAACTTGCGAAGATTACCGGCTGTTGGAGAACATGAATAAACTCACTAGTCTGAAATACATGGAAATGAAGGACATCAGCATCAACATCAGCCGTAACCTGCAGGATCTCAACAATAAGT ATGCAAGCCTCCAGCCATACTTGGACCAAATAAATCAGATTGAGGAGCAAGTGTCTACACTTGAACAAGCTGCTTACAAACTGGACGCATACTCGAAAAAACTGG AGGCCAGATTCAAGAAACTGGAGAAAcggtga